A region of Neovison vison isolate M4711 chromosome 7, ASM_NN_V1, whole genome shotgun sequence DNA encodes the following proteins:
- the UPK2 gene encoding uroplakin-2, translating into MRTPGPAMASLLPVQTWPLILILLTVLALGAAENFNISSISGLLSPALTESLLVALPPCHLTGGNATLMVRRANDSQVVKSSFVVPPCRGRRELVSVVDSGASFTVTRLSAYQVTDLVPGTKYYVSYLVTKGTSTESSREIPMSTLPRRKVESIGLGMARTGGMVVITVLLSVAMFLLVVGFIIALALGARK; encoded by the exons ATGAGAA CTCCCGGCCCAGCTATGGCATCCCTGCTGCCCGTCCAGACCTGGCCCTTGATCCTGATTCTGCTGACTGTCCTGGCCCTGGGGGCTGCAG AAAACTTCAACATCTCAAGCATCTCGGGTCTGCTGTCCCCGGCACTAACGGAGAGCCTGCTGGTTGCCTTGCCCCCTTGTCACCTCACAGGGGGCAATGCCACACTCATGGTCCGGAGAGCCAATGACAGCCAAG TGGTGAAATCTAGCTTCGTGGTGCCTCCATGCCGTGGGCGCAGGGAGCTGGTGAGTGTGGTGGACAGCGGGGCCAGCTTCACAGTCACCCGGCTCAGCGCATACCAGGTGACAGACCTCGTGCCAGGAACCAAATACTA CGTTTCCTACCTAGTGACGAAGGGGACATCCACTGAGTCCAGTAGAGAGATCCCAATGTCCACACTTCCTC GAAGGAAGGTGGAATCCATTGGGCTGGGAATGGCCCGGACGGGGGGCATGGTGGTCATCACAGTGCTGCTGTCTGTCGCCATGTTCCTGCTGGTGGTGGGCTTCATCATCGCGTTGGCTCTGGGCGCCCGGAAGTGA